CTGCGGGGCCTCTTGATTGCCGGCCTCTTCGCAGCCGCGATGAGCAGCACCGATTCGGCCCTCAACGCGATGTCGAGCTCGGTGGTGGTGGACTTCGGCTTCGGCAAGAAGGACACCGACGCTCGGACCGCCCGCATCGTCAACGCGCTCTGCGGCTCGGCGTTGATCGTGATGGCGTGCGTGTTTGTTCTCGTCGAAGGCGGAAAGGACGAGGGGCTGATCCCCTTCGCGCTTGGCGTGATGATCTATGCGTACGCGGGGCTCCTGGGTGTCTTCGTGTCGACGCTTCTGCTCGAGCGCGGCAGCGCGCTGTCCATCCTGTGCGCGTTGGTCTGCGGCGCGGCTACTGTCGTCGTGCTGCAGTTCGTCGTTGATCCCACCCCGTCGCTGGGGTGGCGCATGCTCGGTGGGTTCCTCGTGAGCCTTGCCGTCTGCTCGCTCGCCTGGGGTCCGAAGCGATGAGCGCCGCACTGCGCCAACTCGGGGCGATGACCATGCTCGGGATCCGCGGCGCGACGCCGGGCGACGCTAAGCTGGAAGAGGACCTGGACGCCTGTGCGCACGCAGGGGTGCGTATGGTGATCCTCTTCGACCGCGACGTCGCCACCGGCGCAGAACGGAACGTTCGATCTCCTGGACAGGTCCGGGCGCTCACGGAGCACATACGCGCGCGCCTCGGCAACGGCGCGCTGGTCGCGATCGACCAGGAGGGTGGCCGTGTGCAGCGCTTGTCTTGTGCGCATGGCTTCAAAGGCTGGCCCTCGGCGCGTGCACATGCAGTGCTGGCGGTAGGGGAGCAGTCAGAACGATCGCAGGAGATGGCGCGCGCGTTGGCCGAGGCAGGGGTCGACCTGAACTTCGCACCGTGCGTTGACGTGAACATCAATCCCGCCTCGCCGGTGATCGGGGCGCTCGATCGTGCGTACTCGGATGAACCAGCGGAAGTCGCGGCATGCGCCCTCCGTGTGGTGCGTGCACATCAAGCGACGGGTGTCGGTTGCGTGCTCAAGCACTTTCCCGGACACGGGTCCGCGTCGACCGATTCCCACCATGATCTCGTCGACGTCTCGAAGAGTTGGGACCGCGAGCGAGAGCTGGCGCCCTACCGCGTGCTTCTGGACGAGAACGTCGGCGTAATGACAGGGCATCTGATACTGTCCCAATTCGATGTAGACCGCCCGGCCTCACTGTCGCGGTCCATCACGACGGGGCTGCTCCGTGACGAGCTCGGATTCACCGGTCCCGTGTTCACCGACGCCTTGGACATGGAGGGAGTGCGAGCGCGTTGGTCGCTCCGGGAGACAATCCGCCTTGCGTTCGAGGCTGGCGCGGACGTATTCGTGCACGCCTGCAATTCGGCCAGGGGCGAGTACGCGCCCGATGTCGTTCGAGCGATGGAGGCGTTGGCGACGGAACTCGGAAGCCTCGAGGCCCGGGCTGCCCGGTCGCTCGAACGCGTGCGGCTTCTGGCAGAGCCCCGATCGAGCACGAACCGGGGATCGACGCCTTACGAGTGAGTCGCGGGTGATCGTCGAAGGAAGGACCAAGCGGAAAGCGTCGATGCGCCGCGTGAGGCTTCCGGGAAGAACACCAACTTGCGCTCACATCCGTCCGTGATCTTGCGGGGATGTTGCTGCGATCTACTCTGTCCCCGGGGTCGCTCTTGCGCGTTGCTTATAGAGCAATGCATAGGGAGTCGCCTGCTCATTCGTCGCACGGCACGTCTGTATGGGCATGCCATGCCAAGTCTTGTGCACAAAAGAAGGCCGGCCTGGGGGAGCCAGTGCCTACGTGCAGAGAGGACGACTTAGCATGTCGATCCCCGGTCCGCGTGTTGGGGCGACTGCCGTGCTTCCCAAGCGAGCCGATGAAAGTCCCTCTGCGCGGGGTCAGTCTTCGTCAATAAGCACGCGCGAGGCTGGCGTGTCGAGATCGTCGCATTGACCGGAACGGACCATCCAGACGAAACCCCAGACCGCGGCCGTCGCGAGCACGAGGGCGATGGGCAGGACGATGAACAGGACGCTCATGGCGTGGCCTCCGTGTGGCTTGCCTGGGGCTTGGACCGGCCAGCGCCGAGCGCGATGGCCAAGACGGTGAGCGAACTCGCCGGCATGATGATGGCGGCAACGATCGGAGACATCAGGCCCAGCAGCGTCAGCGATGCGGCGATGATGTTGTAGCTGACCGCCAGCGCCAGACAAAGGCGGATGCGCGAGATCACGCCCCGGCTCGTCTGCGCCAGATCGACGAGTGGAGATAGTCCGGGCCGGCCGAGGTAGACGTCGGATGCGGCCATGGACGCCTCCGCGCCGCCGCGGACCGCGATCCCGACGGTCGCGGTGGCGAGTGCGGCCGCATCATTGACACCGTCGCCGACCATGACGGTCGCGTCATCCTCGTTCAATTCCTGGATGCGGTCGCGTTTGATCTCTGGTAGGGCATCACCACGCGCGTCTTCGACGCCCACCGATCGGGCAACGGCCCTCACCGTGCGCTCATCGTCGCCCGAGAGCACGCGTGGCTTCCAGCCCATGTCTCGCAACGTGGCGATGGAAGCCCTGGCATCTTCACGCGGTGCGTCGCCGAGGACGGCCACGGCCCCGACACCGTCAGACGTGCCAACGAATACTGCGGTAAGCCCAGCCTCACGTGCACGGCTTGCGGAATCATCGGCCCATCGGGGGACGGGAATGCCCCGCTGGGCCATGAGCCGGGAGGAGCCGACCGCCAGGCATCGTCCGCTGAGCGTGCCCGTGACGCCCAGACCGGTGTGGTGCTCGATGTTCTCGACGGCGAGGTCGGTGAATTCGGCGCACTCTGCCAGCGCCTGTGCAATCGGGTGCCGTCCGCCCGCTTCCAGGGCGGCGATCGCGGGCTTGAGCGACGGATCGCCGATCCAGTCTCGCAGTCGGTACGCTCCCTCGGTGATTGTGCCGGTCTTGTCGAGCACGAGCGTGGGTGCTCTTGCAAGGGTCTCGAACGTGTCGCCACCCTTCACCAGCGTACCGCGGCCCGCGAGGCGGCCGATCGCCATGGATGTCGCCAATGGGGTCGCCAACGCTACGGCACAAGGACAACAAACGATCAGCATTGCGACCGTTGATTCGAACGCAGCGTCCAGGCCCGCCGGCAAGCGAATGAGAAAGCACGCGACAGAGAGCGCGATGACGCCGAGCACGAACGGCCGGGCGAGCCTGTCGGCGCTGCCGATGACTGGCGTTCGGGAGCGGCTGAGCCGCTCGATATCGGCCATCAGGCGGCCGACGCGCGTCTCGCGACCCGTCGCGGTCACACGAACGCGGATCGTACTGGAGAGGTTCAGGGCGCCGGCGGCGACCACCGATCCGACGATGCCAACGAGCGGTTTGCTCTCGCCGGTGAGCACGGCGCTATCGATGTGGGTCGAACCGGTCTCGATGATGCCGTCGACCGGGATGCATCTCTGGGGCGAGACCTCGACGAGGTCGCCGGTCTTGACCGCGTCGATGGCGGCGTCCGTGGGCTGGCCGTCGCGGATCAGTGTGACCCGACGGGGCGTGATCGAGAACAGCATTTCGATGGCATCCGCCGCCCGGCGCTGCTGCCGCATCTGAAGCCAGCGGCCGATGAGTAGCAGAAAGATGAGCATGGTGATGGAATCGAAATAGATCTCACCGGTGTCGAGCCCGACGGCGAACAAGCCGGCGATGGTGCCGGCAACCAGTGCGAGGGCGATCGGCGAGTCGAGATGCCACGTGCGCGTACGTAGTGACGCAACGGCACCCTCTACGAACACGCGGCCCGGCCACAGGAGTGCGACCAGCCCGATCGCGGCACTGAGGTAGCGGAACGCCGTGCGATAGGGTTCGGCGATCGCGTCGAAGTGGCCGCTGTAGAGCGCGAATGCGAGCAGCATGACGTTGCCCGCACAGGCCGCGGCCACGCCGATACGGATGAGGTACGCGCGGTCTTCCATCCGTCGCGCGTCGCGGGCAGCCGACGGTTCGACCGGATGCGGCGGATAGCCAAAGCTGCTAAACGCTCGGGCGATGGTCGACAGGTGGGTCTCCGACGGCTGCCAGACGACCGTAGCGGTGCGTCGTGCCAGGTCGAGCTCGACACTGCGCAGGCCGTCAACGACGGTAGGCAGCCGCTCGAGAAGCCACAGGCACGCGGCGCAGTGCACGCCCTGCACGTAGAGCTCGACGCGCATCAGACCTTCGGGCATGGCGGTCGCGTGGCGGGCGATGAACGTTGGGTCGTCGAGTTCCGCGAATGTACCCGCCTCGACGACCGCTGGAGCACGATCGTCATCGAGGCGGGCCTTCAGGGCGTAGAACTGGTCGAGCCCGCAGGCGCGGATGGCGTCGTACGCGGTGTGGCACCCGTTGCAGCAGAACCGCTCACCCCTGGGCGAGGGCAGGCCGCAGTGTGCGCATGGCTGCCGCGTGGTCGCGGCGGGCACGGTACTGGAAGCGGCGATGGCGGTCATAGATCACTCGTCCGTCGTACACAGCGGGCAGTGCGCCGACGTTGGCATCGTGGTCAGCGATGTGGGCTCGACCGACGGTCGGGCGGTCAGGCCCGTGAGGTCGGCGCCGTAGACGCGGACCACGGTGATGGTCGCGATGGCGATCATTGCCAACGCTGCAACGGTGCGTACTCGCGGGCCAAAGCGCGTGCGGATCGCCCCCGCGCCAAGGCCGACCGCGGCGAGGATGGGCACGGTACCGATCCAGAACGTCGCCATCACGGCAGCGCCCCAGAAAGGCGAGGCGGTACCGGCTGCGATCAGTGCAAAAGCCCAGAGCCAGCCACACGGCAGCAGCGTGGTGAGCAGGCCCATCGCCAGGGCACGGCCCGCCGGTCCGAAGCGGTCGGCACGGGCGACGCCTCCGCGAAAGGCCTTGCGAACGAGCGGCGGGGTACGCATGTGCGGCAGTCGCACGCCGGCCTCGCGGAGCAGCCAGATGCCACCGACGACCAACATGGTGGTAGCGGCGAGGATAGCCGCCGCGTGCTGCAGGCCGGCCGCGCTGGCACCAAGATCGATCGCGCTGCCGACTGCGCCGGCTACGACGCCCAGGGTTGTATAGCCCACGAGCCGGCCGCCGTGATACGCGAACTGCAGCCGGGCATGGGCCTTGGCACGGCCTTTCTCCATGCCGCAGGCCATGGCAACGAACACGCCGCACATTCCGGCGCAGTGCGGGCTGCCTGCCAAGCTGGCGATCAGTACCGCGGCTAGGGTGGCCAGCGAGGGCGTCACGCGGCGTCGCTCCGAGGGGTGCTCGAGGGAGTCGCAAATACGTCGCGTGTGTGAAGGAAGGTGTCTCCCGACCGCGTGGCGCGCAGCCTGATCTGCCATTGCCCCTCGCGCGGCCGGTCGAGGACGGCGACGTAGCGTCCCGGGCCATCGGCCGAGAAGGTGACATCCTGGGCCTCGCTGCGGCGGGCGTGGTGGAAGGTCATGGCCCGGACGATGGCGCCCTCGAGGGGAACGCCCTCGTCGTTCACCAGCGTGACGGCGATGGTCGATGCGTTCAGATCGAAGTCGACGATGGCTTCCCAGCCCAGCGCATCGCTCGCGGCTTCCAGCGCGCGCTGCCGGTCCCAGTCGACCGCCTTCTGGTAGTAATCGTCTTCGATGGCGTAGCTGGGATCACTCACGGCTGCCATGACGGTGATACCGCAAACGGTGAGAGACATAGCGAGCGCACCCACGACCCCGAGCGGCCAGAGCCAGGCACGGCCGGTCCGCGGGCGGGCTTCGATCGGATCGTTGATCGGGTCCACGTTCAGTTTCCTCCGCCGGTGGCGACCGGGCCTCGCATGATGTACTCCACGCTCTTGTCGAAGTCTTCGGACCGGATGCGGACGCGAACCGGAATCCGGCTCGTGGTGAAGGCCTCGGACGGGACGACGAGCGCGACCGACTCGGTGAGCATCTCGCCCGCCTGCAGTTCGACCGAACCGGCGCCGTCGATCTGGCCGCCGTCGACACCCTCGACGCTGAGGAAGTACGTTGCTCCGGTCTCGGAGCGGTCGTGGATCTTGACCTTGATTGGGTTGGCCACCATGCCGCTTTCGAGCACGGTGAACGGGCTCCCCGGGCCGCGCATGACGTTGATCAGTGCTGACTCGCGGGTGACCAGCAGGACGGTCATGATCGTGACCAGGACTGCGATGATGACCGGATACGCGACCAGGCGGGGGCGGAACCAGTGTCGACCTTCGCCCTCGAGCGAGCGTTGCGACGCGTAGCGGATGAGCCCGCGTGGCCGTCCGATCTTGTCCATGATGCTATCGCAGGCGTCGATGCACTGCGTGCAGTTCACGCACTCCATCTGGAGACCGTCGCGGATATCGATACCCGTGGGGCAGGTCTGTACGCACATCGTGCAGTCGATGCAGTCACCAGGTTCCGGTGCGATCTCTGCGTGCGTGGCATCGTGCACCACCTTGAGCGAGACATCGCCTGGCTGCTTGGCGTCCCGGCGCTTCTTGCCACGCGGCTCTCCGCGCCTCCGGTCGTAGCCGACGACCAGTGAGTCGCGATCAAGCATCACGCTTTGGAACCTGCCGTAAGGACACGCGACGATGCACGTCTGCTCGCGGAAGAAGCCAAAGTCGAACAGCATGGCCCCCGTGACGGCGATGATGACCACGAACGCGATGGGATGATCGAGCGGCGACCCGAGGATCCACTGCCGCAGGTTGTCGGTACCCACGAAGTAGCTGAGGAAGGTGTGTGCGAGCCCGAAGGCCAGCAAGACGAATACGACGAACTTCAGGAACCCGCCGGCGGCGCCGAAACGCTTCTTCCTGGCGCCCGGAGCGCCCTCAAAAAACCTTTCGATCGGACGGAACACCAGCTCGAGGTAGACCGTTTGCGGGCAACCCCAGCCACACCAGATGCGCCCGAAGAGCGCTGTGAAGAAGAACACCGAGAGCGCAATGGTGATGAGCAGGAGCGCAAGCAGCAGCGTGTCGGTCGGGTAGAGCGTCGTCCCGAAGAACGTGAACTCGCGCGTGAGGATATTGATGAGCAGTGGCGGACGGCCGTCGATGCGGAGGTGGGGAAGCGTCACGAACAGCGCAATGAGACCATATCCGACGGCACGGCGGCGGTTCAGCCAGCGTCCCGGCGACGGGCGTGGATTCAGCCAGCGACGCGTTCCGTCCACGTTGAGCGTCGATAGCACGCGTTCGGACTGTGGAGCAGTTGTGCTCATGGTCGTCGAAGCTCTCCAGGATCAGCCGTCGCCCTCGGCAGGCCACGGCGGAATGACCTCGCCCTCGGCTGCCTTGCGGTTCGAGTTGTTGCCGCGAAGTGAGGCCACGTACGAGCTCAGCAGCACCGCTTCCTTCGGATGCAGGCGGTTGCCCCATGCCGGCATCGCCCCGTTGTTGGCTCCATCGACGATAACGGCGTGGATGTCCTCGATGGTGCTGACGTTGAGGTAGTTGTCGTCGGTCAGGTTTGGGCCGATGCCGCCGCCCCCGTCCGCGGCGTGGCACGAAGCGCAGTGCATCTTGAAGACGGAGTCACCGTATTTCATCCATTGCGCATCGCCCATGAGCGAGACGAGCGTGGCCTCATCGGCTTGCAGGTCGCCGAGCTCACCAAACAGGCGCTCGGTCTCCGCGAGCTGCGCGGCCTCGAGACGATCGACCTGATGCACGAACCACGGACTTTCCAGCGATACGAAGAAGTACACCACGCTGAACACCATCGTGGACAGCCAGATCAGGTGCCACCACAGCGGCGTGGGGTTGTCGAACTCCTGGATGCCGTCGTACTCGTGGCCCTGGATCAGGAGCTTCTCGCTTTGGTTCTGCTTATCCATGAGCCTGCTCCCTCCCGCCGACGGCGAGCGTCTGCGAATCCATCAAGACGGGTGTGCCCTCGTCGAGCACGGCTGCGGCCATCTGCTTCTCCAGGCCCCGACCGTTTCGAAGCGTGCGGAGCGTGACGAGCACGAACACGCCAACAAAGATGACCAGGGCGGCCTCGGGCCAGACGGAGAGATCAATGTGTCGAACGGTGTCGGAGAGCATTACTGGCTGCCTCCTTCTGCGTCTTCGGATCCGGACGCGACTTCGCCCTCTGCTGCATCGGCATCGCTTCCTGCGGATGCTTCAGGAGCCGGTTGCTTGCTGATGTCCACGCCCAGGCGCTGCATGTATGCGATGAGCGCGACGATCTTCTTGTCGCTCACGTCTTCCGTTGTGCCGCTCGATTGTGAATAGATCTCA
This Phycisphaerales bacterium DNA region includes the following protein-coding sequences:
- the ccoG gene encoding cytochrome c oxidase accessory protein CcoG, translating into MSTTAPQSERVLSTLNVDGTRRWLNPRPSPGRWLNRRRAVGYGLIALFVTLPHLRIDGRPPLLINILTREFTFFGTTLYPTDTLLLALLLITIALSVFFFTALFGRIWCGWGCPQTVYLELVFRPIERFFEGAPGARKKRFGAAGGFLKFVVFVLLAFGLAHTFLSYFVGTDNLRQWILGSPLDHPIAFVVIIAVTGAMLFDFGFFREQTCIVACPYGRFQSVMLDRDSLVVGYDRRRGEPRGKKRRDAKQPGDVSLKVVHDATHAEIAPEPGDCIDCTMCVQTCPTGIDIRDGLQMECVNCTQCIDACDSIMDKIGRPRGLIRYASQRSLEGEGRHWFRPRLVAYPVIIAVLVTIMTVLLVTRESALINVMRGPGSPFTVLESGMVANPIKVKIHDRSETGATYFLSVEGVDGGQIDGAGSVELQAGEMLTESVALVVPSEAFTTSRIPVRVRIRSEDFDKSVEYIMRGPVATGGGN
- the ccoS gene encoding cbb3-type cytochrome oxidase assembly protein CcoS; protein product: MSVLFIVLPIALVLATAAVWGFVWMVRSGQCDDLDTPASRVLIDED
- a CDS encoding FixH family protein, which produces MDPINDPIEARPRTGRAWLWPLGVVGALAMSLTVCGITVMAAVSDPSYAIEDDYYQKAVDWDRQRALEAASDALGWEAIVDFDLNASTIAVTLVNDEGVPLEGAIVRAMTFHHARRSEAQDVTFSADGPGRYVAVLDRPREGQWQIRLRATRSGDTFLHTRDVFATPSSTPRSDAA
- a CDS encoding cbb3-type cytochrome c oxidase N-terminal domain-containing protein, whose product is MDKQNQSEKLLIQGHEYDGIQEFDNPTPLWWHLIWLSTMVFSVVYFFVSLESPWFVHQVDRLEAAQLAETERLFGELGDLQADEATLVSLMGDAQWMKYGDSVFKMHCASCHAADGGGGIGPNLTDDNYLNVSTIEDIHAVIVDGANNGAMPAWGNRLHPKEAVLLSSYVASLRGNNSNRKAAEGEVIPPWPAEGDG
- a CDS encoding sulfite exporter TauE/SafE family protein, with translation MTPSLATLAAVLIASLAGSPHCAGMCGVFVAMACGMEKGRAKAHARLQFAYHGGRLVGYTTLGVVAGAVGSAIDLGASAAGLQHAAAILAATTMLVVGGIWLLREAGVRLPHMRTPPLVRKAFRGGVARADRFGPAGRALAMGLLTTLLPCGWLWAFALIAAGTASPFWGAAVMATFWIGTVPILAAVGLGAGAIRTRFGPRVRTVAALAMIAIATITVVRVYGADLTGLTARPSVEPTSLTTMPTSAHCPLCTTDE
- a CDS encoding glycoside hydrolase family 3 N-terminal domain-containing protein translates to MSAALRQLGAMTMLGIRGATPGDAKLEEDLDACAHAGVRMVILFDRDVATGAERNVRSPGQVRALTEHIRARLGNGALVAIDQEGGRVQRLSCAHGFKGWPSARAHAVLAVGEQSERSQEMARALAEAGVDLNFAPCVDVNINPASPVIGALDRAYSDEPAEVAACALRVVRAHQATGVGCVLKHFPGHGSASTDSHHDLVDVSKSWDRERELAPYRVLLDENVGVMTGHLILSQFDVDRPASLSRSITTGLLRDELGFTGPVFTDALDMEGVRARWSLRETIRLAFEAGADVFVHACNSARGEYAPDVVRAMEALATELGSLEARAARSLERVRLLAEPRSSTNRGSTPYE
- a CDS encoding heavy metal translocating P-type ATPase metal-binding domain-containing protein — translated: MTAIAASSTVPAATTRQPCAHCGLPSPRGERFCCNGCHTAYDAIRACGLDQFYALKARLDDDRAPAVVEAGTFAELDDPTFIARHATAMPEGLMRVELYVQGVHCAACLWLLERLPTVVDGLRSVELDLARRTATVVWQPSETHLSTIARAFSSFGYPPHPVEPSAARDARRMEDRAYLIRIGVAAACAGNVMLLAFALYSGHFDAIAEPYRTAFRYLSAAIGLVALLWPGRVFVEGAVASLRTRTWHLDSPIALALVAGTIAGLFAVGLDTGEIYFDSITMLIFLLLIGRWLQMRQQRRAADAIEMLFSITPRRVTLIRDGQPTDAAIDAVKTGDLVEVSPQRCIPVDGIIETGSTHIDSAVLTGESKPLVGIVGSVVAAGALNLSSTIRVRVTATGRETRVGRLMADIERLSRSRTPVIGSADRLARPFVLGVIALSVACFLIRLPAGLDAAFESTVAMLIVCCPCAVALATPLATSMAIGRLAGRGTLVKGGDTFETLARAPTLVLDKTGTITEGAYRLRDWIGDPSLKPAIAALEAGGRHPIAQALAECAEFTDLAVENIEHHTGLGVTGTLSGRCLAVGSSRLMAQRGIPVPRWADDSASRAREAGLTAVFVGTSDGVGAVAVLGDAPREDARASIATLRDMGWKPRVLSGDDERTVRAVARSVGVEDARGDALPEIKRDRIQELNEDDATVMVGDGVNDAAALATATVGIAVRGGAEASMAASDVYLGRPGLSPLVDLAQTSRGVISRIRLCLALAVSYNIIAASLTLLGLMSPIVAAIIMPASSLTVLAIALGAGRSKPQASHTEATP